A genomic region of Choristoneura fumiferana chromosome 17, NRCan_CFum_1, whole genome shotgun sequence contains the following coding sequences:
- the LOC141437301 gene encoding uncharacterized protein produces MTAYIDNTMKIVQQLADIGKVIDDSEVAELLLSGLPQEFDPLVSNLSTACLTSTVSSEFVRARLIQEETRKLATCTSETAFISNSTKAKKKTVCNYCHKEGHIKAKCFKLKRDKKLNHGSEQSMAAAFQVQVTQNDIFVDSGCTATMFNKKECFISLKDCSDSSVAVANNDRLKCEGTGVVSIQTSTNQNGEALQECVPCLEGKLASLPFPKGGGKRATKALELVHSDVAGPLASEQLGWCKLCCHLHG; encoded by the exons ATGACTGCATATATTGATAATACAATGAAAATTGTACAACAGTTGGCTGATATCGGCAAGGTCATCGACGATAGTGAAGTGGCAGAGCTTTTGCTCAGTGGCCTACCACAAGAGTTCGACCCACTTGTGTCAAACCTGTCAACTGCCTGTCTCACTTCGACAGTGTCTAGCGAGTTTGTCAGAGCTAGACTAATACAGGAAGAAACAAGAAAACTGGCTACATGCACATCCGAAACAGCATTTATCTCAAATAGCACAAAAGCGAAGAAGAAAACAGTTTGCAACTACTGTCACAAAGAAGGTCATATTAAAGCAAAGTGCTTCAAGTTGAAGAGAGATAAGAAACTAAATCATGGTTCGGAACAAAGCATGGCTGCTGCATTTCAAGTTCAAGTGACACAGAATGACATTTTTGTGGATTCTGGCTGTACAGCTACTATGTTTAACAAGAAGGAGTGTTTCATTTCTTTGAAAGACTGTAGTGATTCTTCAGTGGCTGTAGCCAATAATGACAGACTTAAATGTGAAGGAACTGGTGTGGTGTCTATACAGACTTCTACTAATCAG AATGGCGAAGCACTTCAAGAGTGTGTACCATGCCTTGAGGGGAAGTTGGCATCTCTTCCATTTCCCAAAGGAGGCGGGAAGCGAGCAACCAAGGCCCTGGAGCTTGTACACTCAGATGTGGCCGGTCCCCTTGCCAGTGAGCAGCTTGGGTGGTGCAAACTTTGCTGTCACCTTCACGGATGA
- the LOC141436796 gene encoding charged multivesicular body protein 2b-like produces MNFFKKAPTVKEQQRQNDRELRKAGRELDRDKAALEREEKKLEMEIKKMASQGNNEGCKILAKQLVQLRKQKTRIYAANSKISSVQMSNKAMGANIAIAGAMGTTAKTMGNMNKVMNPHQIAKDMDAFKQANAKLDMTDEMISDTLDDIMDESGDEEETEGIVNKVLDEIGIEISGKMAHAPSVAGNRLGESTTTADKDIMAQLAKLKS; encoded by the exons ATGAACTTCTTTAAGAAGGCACCAACTGTCAAAG AACAGCAAAGACAAAATGACCGTGAGCTACGAAAAGCTGGCCGAGAACTGGATAGAGATAAGGCAGCTCTTGAGAGAGAAGAAAAGAAACTG gaaatggagataaaaaaaatggcaagtCAAGGCAACAATGAAGGTTGTAAAATATTAGCAAAACAGTTGGTGCAGTTAAGGAAGCAAAAAACAAGGATTTATGCTGCTAATAGCAag ATTTCCAGTGTTCAAATGTCAAACAAAGCCATGGGCGCCAACATAGCCATAGCTGGTGCTATGGGCACTACAGCTAAGACCATGGGCAACATGAACAAAGTGATGAATCCACACCAGATCGCCAAGGACATGGATGCTTTCAAACAAGCAAACGCCAAGCTTGATATGACTGATGAAATGA TTTCAGACACACTCGATGATATAATGGACGAATCGGGAGACGAAGAAGAGACTGAGGGCATTGTCAACAAGGTCCTTGATGAGATAGGCATCGAAATCAGCGGAAAG atggcGCATGCCCCGTCTGTGGCTGGCAACAGGCTCGGGGAATCAACAACGACAGCTGACAAAGACATCATGGCGCAACTAGCCAAACTGAAATCCTAA